A DNA window from Caulobacter mirabilis contains the following coding sequences:
- a CDS encoding TonB-dependent receptor, producing the protein MRTAALFLSAGVLSLLAAGLAQAAEIAPAEATDVEAVIITGEKVGRSVQETVTSVAVVGAKQIEQQNIQNFADIVQRTANMSDTYGATGFTIRGVSNTSVSGGGSAGLATVYVDGASIPERGLANGPLEMWDISQVEILRGPQSTLQGRNAMAGAVIIRSAEPTFDFSGKARLIMTDAKDRSFAVAVSGPLIADQLAFRVSAEERHKDGFIRNITRGGQEDALDASTVRAQLMFTPTALPGLKLRAIWTHDERQGAYIYTYVRTDRPNFYDQRVSISDYPNSSDSKTDMLTLEGDYRLNDRFSLSSVTAWSKVDNFSRYDGDDTDRPLSYGDSLEGEESLSQELRLNYQGERLSGVVGLWYSKRERDYDLKSLTNVDTPQPTLAALLQTPAFGSFPAAQANAIATQYVAALPVIPVNFKGVSYEDITTTALFADGRYQLTDKLSILGGFRYDREENEQAVDQVTTFAGIYPNPTNFGPLAPVIAGLNFAVSQFVAQANATTPAYTRTFEAFLPKLGVKYDFTDDISASFVVQRGYRSGGSSVNQARSSVVAYDPEYTWNYEAALRTQWLDRTLTVNANAYYVDWTDQQVAVNMGLNAYDTQIQNAGASHLYGFEIEAAHQVNPSLDWYASLGHTKTKFDEFNVTIGALTTDLAGSEFPFAPAWTLAGGVNWRWGNGFIGNLNANYRTESYSSVGVDQKNYKVPARTLVNAKVGWENQAYGIYAYANNLLDEQYIQYNQAALNRAMLGDPRVIGFMVEARW; encoded by the coding sequence ATGCGTACGGCCGCGCTCTTCCTGTCGGCAGGCGTTCTTTCCTTGCTGGCGGCCGGTCTGGCGCAGGCCGCCGAAATCGCCCCCGCCGAAGCGACCGACGTCGAGGCGGTCATCATCACCGGCGAAAAGGTCGGCCGCTCGGTCCAGGAGACCGTGACCAGCGTCGCCGTCGTCGGCGCCAAACAGATCGAGCAGCAGAACATCCAGAACTTCGCGGACATCGTGCAGCGCACGGCCAACATGTCCGACACCTACGGCGCCACCGGCTTCACCATCCGCGGCGTCAGTAACACCAGCGTCTCTGGCGGCGGCAGCGCCGGCCTGGCGACGGTCTATGTCGACGGCGCCTCCATCCCCGAGCGCGGCCTCGCCAACGGCCCGCTGGAAATGTGGGACATCAGCCAGGTCGAGATCCTGCGCGGTCCTCAGTCCACCCTGCAGGGGCGCAACGCCATGGCCGGCGCGGTGATCATCCGCTCGGCCGAGCCGACCTTCGACTTCAGCGGCAAGGCCCGCCTGATCATGACGGACGCCAAGGACCGGTCGTTCGCCGTCGCCGTCAGCGGCCCGCTCATCGCCGACCAGCTGGCCTTCCGCGTCTCGGCCGAGGAGCGGCACAAGGACGGCTTCATCCGCAACATCACCCGCGGCGGCCAGGAAGACGCCCTGGACGCTTCCACGGTGCGCGCCCAGCTGATGTTCACCCCGACGGCGCTGCCGGGCCTGAAACTGCGCGCCATCTGGACGCACGACGAACGCCAGGGCGCCTACATCTACACCTACGTGCGCACCGATCGGCCGAACTTCTACGACCAGCGCGTCTCGATCTCCGACTATCCGAACAGCAGCGACAGCAAGACCGACATGCTGACGCTGGAGGGGGACTACCGGCTGAACGACCGCTTCTCGCTGTCCAGCGTCACCGCCTGGAGCAAGGTCGACAACTTCAGCCGCTACGACGGCGACGACACCGACCGCCCCCTCTCCTACGGAGACTCGCTGGAAGGCGAAGAGAGCCTGTCCCAGGAGCTGCGCCTCAACTACCAGGGCGAGCGCCTGAGCGGCGTCGTCGGCCTCTGGTACTCCAAGCGTGAGCGTGACTACGACCTGAAGAGCCTGACCAACGTCGACACGCCGCAGCCGACCCTCGCCGCCCTGCTGCAAACCCCCGCGTTCGGCAGCTTCCCGGCGGCCCAGGCCAACGCCATCGCGACCCAGTACGTCGCCGCCCTGCCGGTGATCCCGGTGAACTTCAAGGGCGTGTCGTACGAGGACATCACCACGACCGCCCTGTTCGCGGACGGCCGCTACCAGCTGACCGACAAGCTCTCGATCCTCGGCGGGTTCCGGTATGATCGCGAGGAGAACGAACAGGCCGTCGACCAGGTCACCACCTTCGCCGGGATCTATCCGAACCCGACGAACTTCGGCCCGCTGGCCCCGGTGATCGCCGGCCTGAACTTCGCGGTCAGCCAGTTCGTCGCCCAGGCCAACGCCACCACCCCGGCCTATACCCGCACCTTCGAGGCCTTCCTGCCCAAGCTGGGCGTGAAGTACGACTTCACCGACGACATCTCCGCCAGCTTCGTGGTCCAGCGCGGCTACCGCTCCGGCGGCTCGTCCGTGAACCAGGCGCGGTCCTCGGTCGTGGCCTACGATCCGGAGTACACCTGGAACTACGAGGCGGCGCTGCGGACCCAGTGGCTGGACCGCACCCTGACCGTCAACGCCAACGCCTACTACGTCGACTGGACCGACCAACAGGTCGCGGTGAACATGGGTCTCAACGCCTACGACACCCAGATCCAGAACGCCGGCGCCTCGCACCTGTACGGCTTCGAGATCGAGGCGGCCCACCAGGTGAACCCCAGCCTCGACTGGTACGCCTCGCTGGGTCACACCAAGACCAAGTTCGACGAGTTCAACGTCACGATCGGCGCCCTGACGACCGACCTGGCCGGTTCGGAGTTTCCGTTCGCCCCGGCCTGGACCCTGGCCGGCGGCGTCAACTGGCGCTGGGGGAACGGCTTCATCGGCAACCTGAACGCCAACTACCGCACCGAGTCCTATTCCAGCGTCGGCGTCGACCAGAAGAACTACAAGGTGCCGGCGCGCACCCTGGTCAACGCCAAAGTCGGCTGGGAGAACCAAGCCTACGGGATCTACGCCTACGCCAACAACCTGCTCGACGAGCAGTACATCCAGTACAATCAGGCCGCCCTGAACCGCGCCATGCTCGGCGATCCGCGCGTCATCGGCTTCATGGTCGAGGCGCGCTGGTGA
- a CDS encoding DOMON-like domain-containing protein, producing MTLALTPHPLTPCEAVETIAVNLARSAPAGLALRFVVTGDIAGLRLPRPVERGRADELWRTTCFEAFLRKEEGAGYYEFNLSPSNRWAAYGFDGYRDGMTAPDGVAVTHMTQRTDGRLYEMVATMDLAGLSDLSAGDWRLGLSAVIEEADGRKSYWALAHAPDKPDFHHPAAFAYDLEPA from the coding sequence ATGACTCTGGCCCTGACGCCACACCCCCTGACGCCCTGCGAGGCGGTCGAGACGATCGCGGTCAACCTGGCCCGGTCCGCGCCGGCCGGCCTGGCCCTGCGCTTCGTCGTGACCGGCGACATCGCCGGATTGCGCCTGCCGCGCCCGGTCGAGCGAGGCCGCGCCGACGAGCTCTGGCGGACCACCTGTTTCGAGGCCTTCCTGAGGAAGGAAGAGGGGGCGGGGTACTATGAGTTCAACCTGTCGCCCTCGAACCGCTGGGCGGCCTACGGCTTCGACGGTTATCGGGACGGCATGACCGCGCCGGACGGCGTGGCGGTGACTCACATGACCCAGCGGACGGACGGCCGGCTCTATGAGATGGTCGCCACCATGGATCTCGCCGGCCTGTCCGACCTGTCCGCGGGCGACTGGCGGCTCGGCCTCTCGGCGGTCATCGAAGAGGCCGACGGCCGCAAGTCCTACTGGGCGCTGGCCCATGCGCCGGACAAGCCCGACTTCCACCATCCCGCCGCCTTCGCGTACGATCTGGAGCCCGCATGA
- a CDS encoding M23 family metallopeptidase, producing the protein MTTTRLRRIRRAMEELFPERHLYIRSGGEMRGFVLSTGKQVMGAGVVAAAALWMGVTTAAMMVNALSASAADQELIKQKRYFERVTADRQARLNAAIDQLSTTDGSLDELAKVVENRHQALALLLQDYKGAPGALQALAPAKPQLAATTPVQRVKNTLIDQERIISAAEGFARSRAERLRLAFRLAGLDPASYGGRGGSLGGPLIEAKDPRALAAVLDVDESFAMRIQRAANNMSDMRSLQQAAKALPFYRPTSAGEQSSSYGVRLDPFTRRPAFHSGLDFPGASFTPIYAAAPGVVSYSGVRSGYGNTVEIDHGGGFKTRYAHLAGFNVSVGQRVAVGQRIASMGSTGRSTGPHLHYEVWANGRAQNPNRFLKAGEYVQQAD; encoded by the coding sequence ATGACGACTACGCGCTTGCGTCGAATTCGGCGGGCCATGGAGGAGTTGTTCCCGGAACGACACCTCTACATCCGCTCGGGCGGGGAAATGCGCGGCTTCGTGCTTTCCACCGGCAAACAGGTGATGGGCGCCGGCGTGGTCGCCGCCGCCGCGTTGTGGATGGGCGTGACCACCGCCGCCATGATGGTCAACGCGCTGTCGGCCAGCGCCGCGGACCAGGAACTCATCAAGCAGAAGCGCTATTTCGAGCGGGTCACCGCCGATCGCCAGGCGCGCCTGAACGCCGCCATCGACCAGCTGTCGACCACCGACGGCTCGCTGGACGAGCTGGCCAAGGTGGTCGAGAACCGCCACCAGGCCCTGGCGCTGCTGCTGCAGGACTACAAGGGCGCCCCGGGCGCGCTGCAGGCCCTGGCGCCGGCCAAGCCGCAGTTGGCGGCCACCACCCCGGTCCAGCGCGTCAAGAACACCCTGATCGACCAGGAGCGGATCATCTCCGCCGCCGAGGGCTTCGCCCGCAGCCGCGCCGAGCGCCTGCGTCTGGCCTTCCGCCTCGCCGGCCTGGATCCGGCCAGCTACGGCGGCCGCGGCGGCTCGCTGGGCGGCCCGCTGATCGAGGCGAAGGACCCGCGCGCGCTCGCCGCCGTGCTGGACGTCGACGAGAGCTTCGCCATGCGCATCCAGCGCGCGGCGAACAACATGTCCGACATGCGCTCGCTGCAGCAGGCGGCCAAGGCCCTGCCCTTCTATCGCCCGACCAGCGCCGGCGAGCAGTCGTCAAGCTACGGCGTGCGCCTCGACCCCTTCACGCGGCGTCCGGCCTTCCATTCGGGCCTCGACTTCCCGGGCGCCAGCTTCACCCCGATCTACGCCGCCGCGCCGGGCGTGGTGTCCTATTCCGGGGTGCGCTCTGGATACGGCAACACCGTGGAAATCGACCACGGCGGCGGATTCAAGACTCGCTACGCCCACCTCGCCGGGTTCAACGTGAGCGTCGGTCAGCGAGTCGCGGTTGGCCAGCGTATTGCATCGATGGGCTCGACCGGTCGCTCCACCGGCCCCCACTTGCACTATGAAGTGTGGGCCAACGGCCGGGCGCAGAACCCAAACCGTTTTCTGAAGGCCGGCGAATATGTTCAGCAAGCAGACTAA
- the ppa gene encoding inorganic diphosphatase — MRLEAVPVGANAPHEVNVVIEVPIGGEPIKYEMHKESGALMVDRFLYTSMRYPGNYGFIPHTLSDDGDPCDVIVANTRAIVPGAVMACRIVGVLIMEDEAGGDEKLLAVPTSKLTKRYDSVNNYTDLPKITLEQIEHFFAHYKDLEPGKWVKIVRWGDAEEARKMIEAGIARAKAAKAE; from the coding sequence ATGCGTCTGGAAGCCGTGCCCGTGGGCGCTAACGCGCCGCACGAGGTCAATGTCGTGATCGAAGTGCCGATCGGCGGCGAGCCGATCAAGTACGAGATGCACAAGGAGTCGGGGGCCCTGATGGTCGACCGCTTCCTGTACACGTCGATGCGCTACCCCGGGAACTACGGCTTCATCCCGCACACCCTGTCGGACGATGGCGACCCCTGCGACGTCATCGTCGCCAACACCCGCGCCATCGTGCCGGGCGCGGTCATGGCCTGCCGCATCGTCGGCGTGCTGATCATGGAAGACGAGGCCGGCGGCGACGAGAAGCTGCTCGCCGTCCCGACCAGCAAGCTGACCAAGCGCTACGACAGCGTGAACAACTACACCGACCTGCCCAAGATCACCCTGGAGCAGATCGAGCACTTCTTCGCCCACTACAAGGACCTCGAGCCCGGCAAGTGGGTGAAGATCGTCCGCTGGGGCGACGCCGAGGAAGCCCGCAAGATGATCGAGGCCGGCATCGCCCGCGCCAAGGCGGCGAAGGCGGAATGA
- the tyrS gene encoding tyrosine--tRNA ligase, whose translation MNPSPPDVLEPSAQGDSPPMTADAAFKSDFLHTLQERGFIHQITHPEELDQAASKGPIAAYIGFDATAPSLHVGSLIQIMMLRRLQQAGHKPIVLMGGGTTKVGDPTGKDEARKLLSEADIQANIASIRTVFAKFLTFGDGPTDAVMVDNDEWLSQFGYVQFLRDYGVHFTINRMLSFDSVKLRLEREQPMTFLEFNYMLMQSVDFLELSRSRAAVLQMGGSDQWGNILNGVELIRRVDQKPAFGLTTPLLSTASGAKMGKTAQGAVWLNADMRSPYDYWQFWRNAEDADVGRFLRLFTDLPLDRIAELEALRGAQINDAKKVLADETTTMLHGAEAAKAAREAAEKAFEQGALSADLPTVEIAASVLAEGVALAVLATDIGLTASRGEARRLAQGGGLRLNDAQEKDGDRVITPADLVDGVVKLSQGKKKIVLVKPV comes from the coding sequence TTGAACCCCTCCCCGCCTGACGTGCTAGAGCCCTCGGCGCAAGGAGACTCCCCGCCGATGACCGCCGACGCCGCCTTCAAGTCCGATTTCCTGCACACGCTGCAGGAGCGGGGCTTCATCCACCAGATCACCCATCCGGAGGAGCTGGACCAGGCGGCGTCCAAGGGACCGATCGCGGCCTACATCGGTTTCGACGCCACCGCGCCCAGCCTGCATGTCGGCAGCCTGATCCAGATCATGATGCTGCGCCGCCTGCAGCAGGCCGGCCACAAGCCGATCGTCCTGATGGGCGGCGGCACGACCAAGGTCGGCGACCCGACCGGCAAGGACGAGGCGCGCAAGCTGCTGAGCGAGGCCGACATCCAGGCCAACATCGCCTCGATCCGGACCGTGTTCGCCAAGTTCCTGACCTTCGGCGACGGCCCAACCGACGCGGTGATGGTCGACAACGACGAGTGGCTGAGCCAGTTCGGCTACGTCCAGTTCCTGCGCGACTACGGCGTGCACTTCACGATCAACCGCATGCTGTCGTTCGACTCGGTGAAGCTGCGGCTCGAGCGCGAGCAGCCGATGACCTTCCTCGAGTTCAACTACATGCTGATGCAGTCGGTGGACTTCCTGGAGCTCAGCCGGTCGCGCGCCGCGGTGCTGCAGATGGGCGGCAGCGACCAGTGGGGCAACATCCTCAACGGGGTCGAGCTGATCCGGCGCGTCGACCAGAAGCCGGCCTTCGGCCTGACCACCCCGCTGCTGTCGACCGCTTCGGGCGCCAAGATGGGCAAGACGGCCCAGGGCGCGGTCTGGCTGAACGCCGACATGCGGTCGCCGTACGACTACTGGCAGTTCTGGCGCAACGCCGAGGACGCCGACGTCGGCCGGTTCCTGCGCCTGTTCACCGACCTGCCGCTGGACAGGATCGCCGAACTGGAGGCTCTCCGGGGCGCCCAGATCAACGACGCCAAGAAGGTGCTGGCCGACGAGACCACCACCATGCTCCACGGCGCCGAGGCGGCGAAGGCCGCGCGGGAAGCCGCCGAGAAGGCGTTCGAGCAGGGCGCGCTGTCGGCCGACCTGCCGACGGTGGAGATCGCCGCCTCGGTCCTGGCCGAGGGCGTGGCCCTGGCCGTGCTGGCGACCGACATCGGCCTGACCGCCTCGCGCGGCGAGGCCCGCCGTCTGGCCCAGGGCGGCGGCCTGCGTCTCAATGACGCCCAGGAGAAGGACGGTGACCGCGTCATCACGCCGGCCGACTTGGTCGACGGCGTGGTCAAGCTGAGCCAGGGCAAGAAGAAGATCGTGCTGGTGAAGCCGGTCTAG
- a CDS encoding cysteine desulfurase family protein — MTVYLDHNATAPVRPEAKDAVVRALEVGGNPSSVHAAGRAARNLIETARQQVADLVGVKVGSVTFTSGGTESNALAIESAVAAGFDRIILGGTEHGAVGENVRAAKVPVALWPVNAEGVADLDWLKDELSKGGRPLVCLMLANNETGVIQPVAEASALVREAGGWLHVDAVQAAGKIAIDFTDLGADTLALAAHKIGGPFGSGALIAGTRSTVVRRLHGGGQERGRRAGAENLTGIAGFGAAAVAAVRDLPHVAEQARWRDAMQARVEEAGVVILGKGAPRLPQTLGFAAAGFDAQMQVMGMDLAGVMISAGPACSSGKMKPSEVVAAMGRADLAPFAVRISGGWTTTQDDWSRAGDAWLELYARHLSRRKEVA; from the coding sequence GTGACCGTCTACCTCGACCATAACGCCACCGCGCCGGTCCGCCCCGAGGCGAAGGACGCGGTCGTGCGCGCGCTCGAGGTCGGCGGCAATCCCTCGTCCGTCCACGCCGCCGGCCGCGCCGCCCGCAACCTGATCGAGACCGCCCGGCAGCAGGTCGCGGACCTGGTCGGGGTCAAGGTCGGCTCGGTCACCTTCACCAGCGGCGGCACCGAATCCAACGCCCTGGCCATCGAGAGCGCGGTCGCCGCCGGCTTCGACCGCATCATCCTCGGCGGGACCGAGCACGGGGCCGTGGGCGAGAACGTCCGGGCCGCCAAGGTTCCCGTCGCCCTCTGGCCGGTGAACGCCGAGGGCGTCGCCGATCTGGACTGGCTGAAGGACGAGCTTTCCAAGGGCGGCCGGCCGCTGGTCTGCCTGATGCTGGCCAACAACGAGACGGGCGTCATCCAGCCCGTCGCCGAGGCTTCGGCCCTGGTGCGCGAGGCCGGCGGCTGGCTGCACGTCGACGCCGTCCAGGCCGCCGGCAAGATCGCCATCGACTTCACCGACCTGGGCGCCGACACTCTGGCCCTGGCCGCGCACAAGATCGGCGGGCCGTTCGGCAGCGGGGCCCTGATCGCCGGCACGCGCTCGACCGTCGTTCGCCGTCTGCACGGCGGCGGCCAGGAGCGCGGCCGCCGCGCCGGGGCGGAGAACCTGACCGGCATCGCCGGTTTCGGCGCCGCCGCCGTCGCCGCCGTCCGCGACCTGCCGCATGTCGCCGAGCAGGCTCGCTGGCGCGACGCGATGCAGGCGCGGGTCGAGGAGGCCGGCGTCGTGATCCTGGGCAAGGGCGCGCCGCGCCTGCCGCAGACCCTGGGCTTCGCCGCCGCCGGCTTCGACGCCCAGATGCAGGTCATGGGCATGGATCTGGCGGGCGTGATGATCAGCGCCGGCCCGGCCTGCTCCTCCGGCAAGATGAAGCCCAGCGAGGTGGTGGCGGCCATGGGCCGCGCCGACCTCGCGCCGTTCGCCGTCCGCATCAGCGGCGGCTGGACGACCACTCAAGACGACTGGAGCCGGGCGGGCGACGCCTGGCTCGAACTGTACGCGCGGCATCTCTCGCGCAGGAAGGAAGTGGCCTGA
- a CDS encoding Rrf2 family transcriptional regulator, which yields MRLSTKGRYAVMAMTDLASRQDADEALRAVSLADIAARQQISLSYLEQLFARLRRRGLVKSVRGPGGGYRLAHDACKTRISDIVLAVDEPLRATRCGKTIGKGCMIGGERCMTHDLWEEMGRQLHSYLESVSLADVLAGKLRPSAEAAAA from the coding sequence ATGCGCCTGTCGACCAAGGGCCGCTACGCCGTTATGGCCATGACCGACCTCGCTTCCCGTCAGGATGCGGACGAAGCCCTGCGGGCCGTTTCGCTGGCCGATATCGCCGCCCGCCAGCAGATTTCGCTGTCCTATCTGGAGCAGCTGTTCGCGCGCCTGCGCCGCCGCGGACTGGTCAAGAGCGTGCGCGGGCCGGGCGGCGGCTACCGCCTGGCGCACGACGCCTGCAAGACCCGGATCTCCGACATCGTCCTGGCCGTCGACGAGCCGCTGCGCGCGACTCGCTGCGGCAAGACCATCGGCAAGGGCTGCATGATCGGCGGCGAGCGCTGCATGACCCACGACCTGTGGGAGGAGATGGGCCGCCAGCTGCACAGCTATCTGGAGTCGGTCTCGCTGGCCGATGTTCTGGCCGGGAAGCTGCGCCCTTCCGCGGAGGCCGCCGCCGCGTGA
- a CDS encoding alpha/beta hydrolase: protein MPEVVLTGAAGRIEGRYSPGKRENAPIALVLHPHPRAGGHMNNPVAVQMYHLFMQRGFSVLRFNFRGVGRSQGEFDSGIGELADAATALDWLQATNPQASQFWVAGYSFGAYIGMQLLMRRPETDGFISVSPPTNMYDFSFLAPCPASGLILHGAADTIVPPVEVERVVSKLRTQKGIVIDYDLVDGANHFWSDHLTDVEKRVGGYLDKRLEAEPA from the coding sequence ATGCCCGAGGTTGTTCTGACCGGCGCGGCCGGCCGGATCGAAGGTCGCTATTCCCCCGGCAAGCGCGAGAACGCGCCGATCGCCCTGGTCCTGCACCCTCACCCCCGCGCCGGCGGTCATATGAACAACCCGGTCGCGGTGCAGATGTACCACCTGTTCATGCAGCGCGGCTTCTCGGTGCTGCGCTTCAATTTCCGCGGCGTCGGCCGCAGCCAGGGCGAATTCGATTCGGGCATCGGCGAGCTGGCCGACGCGGCGACGGCGCTCGATTGGCTGCAGGCCACCAACCCGCAGGCCTCCCAGTTCTGGGTCGCCGGCTACAGCTTCGGGGCCTACATCGGCATGCAGCTGCTGATGCGCCGGCCCGAGACCGACGGCTTCATCTCGGTGTCGCCGCCGACCAATATGTACGACTTCAGCTTCCTGGCGCCCTGCCCCGCCTCGGGCCTGATCCTGCACGGCGCGGCCGACACCATCGTTCCGCCCGTCGAGGTGGAGCGGGTCGTCAGCAAGCTTCGGACCCAGAAGGGCATCGTCATCGACTACGACCTGGTCGACGGCGCCAACCACTTCTGGTCCGACCATCTCACCGACGTCGAGAAGCGCGTCGGCGGCTATCTGGACAAGCGTCTGGAAGCCGAACCGGCCTGA
- a CDS encoding bactofilin family protein yields MFSKQTKTPAKTLPPAAPSTPTPALVIPEQPKARPRVASLISDGITIEGGVTGDGELQIDGVVRGDVRVGRLTVGDTGHIEGSVFAEAIEVRGRVIGAVTAKQVRLYGTAYIDGDITHEQLAMETGAFFQGRSLKFQRPATPPPSQPAPQAAAAPLSGEVLPAPAPIA; encoded by the coding sequence ATGTTCAGCAAGCAGACTAAGACCCCGGCGAAGACGTTGCCGCCCGCGGCGCCGTCGACGCCCACCCCCGCCCTGGTGATCCCCGAACAGCCCAAGGCCCGCCCCCGCGTGGCGTCGCTGATCAGCGACGGCATCACCATCGAGGGCGGCGTCACCGGCGACGGCGAGCTGCAGATCGACGGCGTGGTCCGCGGCGACGTCCGCGTGGGCCGCCTGACCGTCGGCGACACCGGCCATATCGAGGGCTCGGTGTTCGCCGAGGCGATCGAGGTCCGCGGTCGCGTGATCGGCGCGGTGACCGCCAAGCAGGTGCGTCTTTATGGCACAGCCTACATCGACGGCGACATCACCCATGAACAGCTGGCGATGGAAACCGGCGCCTTCTTCCAGGGCCGCAGCCTGAAGTTCCAGCGCCCGGCCACGCCGCCGCCGAGCCAACCTGCGCCGCAGGCCGCCGCGGCGCCGCTGAGCGGCGAGGTTCTGCCGGCGCCCGCGCCGATCGCCTAG
- a CDS encoding exo-beta-N-acetylmuramidase NamZ family protein has protein sequence MKFGIDRLISDPALRAQLKGKRVAVLGHPASVTADLTHTLDALAACPEIKLSAAFGPQHGMRGDLQDNMMESPDFTDPVHGIPVFSLYGEVRRPSGQSMGTFDVILVDLQDLGCRIYTFITTLLYVLEAAAEHGKEVWVLDRPNPAGRPIEGLTLRPGWESFVGAGPIPMRHGLTLGELGRWFIARYRLDVAYKVVEMEGYDPAAGPGYGWPLGQRAWINPSPNAPNLWMARAYAGTVMLEGTTLSEGRGTTRPLELFGAPDIAARDVIAKMYALAPQWLKGCRLREVAFEPTFHKHAKTLSSGVQIHTEDPSYDHEAFKPWRLQALAFKAIRALYPDYDLWRDFPYEYVFDKLAIDVINGGPGLREWVDDSEAAPGDLDAITTPDEAAWAQERAPYLIY, from the coding sequence ATGAAGTTCGGCATCGACCGCCTGATCTCCGACCCGGCCCTCCGCGCGCAGCTGAAGGGCAAGCGGGTCGCCGTGCTGGGCCACCCGGCCTCGGTGACGGCCGACCTGACCCATACGCTGGACGCCCTGGCGGCCTGCCCGGAGATCAAGCTCTCCGCCGCCTTCGGGCCGCAGCACGGCATGCGCGGGGACCTGCAGGACAACATGATGGAGTCGCCGGACTTCACCGATCCGGTGCACGGCATTCCCGTCTTCAGCCTCTATGGCGAGGTGCGTCGCCCCAGCGGCCAGTCGATGGGGACCTTCGACGTCATCCTCGTCGACCTGCAGGACCTGGGTTGTCGCATCTACACCTTCATCACCACGCTGCTGTACGTGCTGGAAGCCGCGGCCGAGCACGGCAAGGAGGTCTGGGTGCTGGACCGGCCCAACCCCGCCGGACGGCCGATCGAGGGACTGACCCTGCGCCCGGGCTGGGAGAGTTTCGTCGGCGCTGGCCCGATCCCGATGCGTCACGGCCTGACCCTGGGCGAGCTGGGCCGCTGGTTCATCGCTCGCTACAGGCTCGACGTCGCCTACAAGGTGGTCGAGATGGAGGGTTACGACCCGGCCGCCGGGCCAGGCTACGGCTGGCCGCTGGGCCAGCGGGCCTGGATCAACCCGAGCCCCAATGCGCCGAACCTCTGGATGGCCCGGGCCTACGCCGGCACGGTCATGCTGGAGGGGACGACCCTCAGCGAGGGGCGCGGCACGACCCGGCCGCTGGAGTTGTTCGGCGCGCCGGACATCGCCGCCCGCGACGTCATCGCCAAGATGTACGCCCTGGCGCCGCAGTGGCTGAAAGGCTGCCGCCTGCGCGAGGTCGCCTTCGAGCCGACCTTCCACAAGCACGCCAAGACGCTGAGCAGCGGGGTGCAGATCCACACCGAGGACCCGAGCTACGATCACGAGGCCTTCAAGCCCTGGCGGCTGCAGGCGCTGGCCTTCAAGGCGATCCGGGCGCTGTACCCGGACTACGACCTGTGGCGCGACTTCCCGTACGAGTACGTGTTCGACAAGCTGGCCATCGACGTCATCAACGGCGGGCCCGGCCTGCGCGAGTGGGTCGACGACAGCGAGGCGGCGCCGGGGGACCTCGACGCCATCACCACGCCCGACGAAGCGGCCTGGGCGCAAGAGCGGGCGCCGTACCTGATCTACTGA
- a CDS encoding peroxiredoxin gives MNGPNEGDKAPDFDLPTDTGRVRFADLKGRKVVLFFYPKDDTPGCTTESVGFSQAKADFEAVGAVLVGVSKDTAAKHGKFRAKHGLTVELGSDAESDVIERYGSWVEKSLYGRQYMGIDRSTFLIDGNGVVRRIWRKVKVKGHVEAVLEAARELA, from the coding sequence GTGAACGGACCCAACGAAGGCGACAAGGCCCCCGACTTCGACCTGCCGACCGACACCGGCCGGGTGCGGTTCGCCGACCTGAAGGGCCGCAAGGTGGTGCTGTTCTTCTATCCGAAGGACGACACCCCCGGCTGCACCACCGAGTCCGTCGGCTTCTCTCAGGCCAAGGCGGATTTCGAGGCCGTCGGCGCGGTCCTGGTCGGGGTCTCGAAGGACACCGCGGCCAAGCACGGCAAGTTCCGCGCGAAGCACGGCCTGACCGTCGAGCTGGGCTCGGACGCCGAGAGCGACGTCATCGAACGCTACGGCTCCTGGGTCGAGAAGAGCCTCTACGGCCGCCAGTACATGGGCATCGACCGCTCGACCTTCCTGATCGACGGGAACGGGGTCGTTCGCCGGATCTGGCGCAAAGTGAAGGTCAAGGGCCACGTCGAGGCGGTGCTTGAGGCCGCGCGCGAACTCGCCTGA